A DNA window from Lutra lutra chromosome 8, mLutLut1.2, whole genome shotgun sequence contains the following coding sequences:
- the NCF4 gene encoding neutrophil cytosol factor 4, which yields MALAQQLRAESDFEQLPDDVAISANIADIEEKRGFTSYFVFVIEVKTKGGSKYFIYRRYRQFYALQSKLEERFGPENKTSPFTCSLPTLPAKVYMGVKQEIAEMRIPALNAYMKSLLSLPIWVLMDEDVRIFFYRSPYDSEQVPQALRRLRPRTRKIKSESPQGAIIDRMAAPRAEALFDFTGNSKLELNFKVGDVIILLSRINKDWLEGTVRGATGIFPQSFVKILKDFPEEEDPTNWLRCYYYEDTISTTKDIAVDEDLSSTPLFKDLLQLMRREFQREDIALNYRDTEGDLVRLLSDEDVVLMVRQAQGLPSQKRLFPWKLHVTQKDDYAVYNTVP from the exons ATGGCCCTGGCCCAGCAGCTGCGAGCCGAGAG TGACTTTGAGCAGCTTCCCGACGATGTCGCCATCTCCGCCAACATCGCTGACATCGAGGAGAAAAGAGGCTTCACCAGCTACTTT GTGTTCGTGATCGAGGTGAAGACAAAAGGGGGCTCAAAATACTTCATCTACCGTCGCTACCGCCAGTTCTATGCCCTGCAGAGCAAGCTGGAGGAGCGGTTTGGGCCGGAGAACAAGACCAGCCCGTTCACCTGCAGCTTGCCCACGCTCCCAG CCAAAGTCTACATGGGTGTGAAACAGGAGATTGCGGAGATGCGGATTCCTGCCCTCAATGCCTACATGAAG AGCCTCCTCAGCCTACCCATCTGGGTGCTGATGGACGAGGATGTCCGGATCTTCTTCTACCGGTCGCCCTACGATTCAGAGCAGGTTCCCCAGGCCCTGCGCCGGCTCCGGCCACGCACCCGGAAAAT CAAGAGTGAGTCCCCACAAGGCGCCATCATTGACCGCATGGCAGCTCCGCGAGCTGAG gcTCTGTTTGACTTCACGGGCAACAGCAAACTGGAACTAAATTTCAAAGTTGGAGATGTGATCATCCTTCTCAGCCGGATCAATAAAGACTGGCTGGAG gGCACTGTCAGGGGAGCCACGGGCATCTTCCCACAGTCGTTCGTGAAAATCCTCAAGGacttcccagaggaagaagaccCTACCAACTGGCTGCGCTGCTACTACTACGAGGACACCATCAGCACCACCAA GGACATCGCGGTGGACGAGGACCTCAGCAGCACTCCACTGTTCAAGGACCTGCTGCAGCTCATGAG GCGGGAGTTCCAGAGGGAGGACATCGCCCTAAATTACCGGGACACCGAGGGCGATCTGGTGCGGCTGCTCTCAGACGAGGATGTGGTGCTCATGGTGAGGCAGGCCCAGGGTCTCCCCTCCCAGAAACGCCTCTTCCCCTGGAAGCTGCATGTCACCCAGAAGGATGACTACGCGGTCTACAACACTGTCCCTTGA